Proteins from one Ammoniphilus sp. CFH 90114 genomic window:
- a CDS encoding helicase-related protein, which translates to MVTYLKHMFDPHYRSINRLQKKMKTVRSYRDSYMKLDEEEFQNQVIVMKEQIASGKDEAMLVLQATALVSEAVRRIRNIRMHDVQMIGGLAMLEGCVIEMLTGEGKTLVSLIPAFWYGAQGRGVHLITTNDYLAQRDYEEMKLVLNFLGLTVGLNCPQLSVEEKQEVYAKHVTYGTWSEFGFDYLRNQIAPKLSARAQPPLATAIIDEIDSVLIDEARTPLILAGKEKVAPDLYYICSQFIQTLAADVDFEVDDEIKQVAFTEKGIEKVESTFMTGNLFDIDNINVYHHLLQSLKAHTIMKRDVDYIIQDHRVEIVDPFTGRVLTGREFSHGLHQAIEAKENLKLSEETRTQASITVQKFFSLYPMITGMTGTISTEKLEIKQIYGLETLTIPPHRPVIREDLPDLIFRTKQEKYQKMIEKIKLCRKKGQPVLIGTSSIQHSEEIAALLKTRKIPYKLLNAKSAQEEAQIIAKAGKRGAVTIATNMAGRGTDIRLGKGIQEVGGLYVIGTERHESRRIDNQLRGRAGRQGDPGLSQYFLSLEDELFQRFANWEEETKIQQMWQWGDQGTSSPKLQMMFEQVQKRAEQQMFDIRSFLFQLDSIVHDQRQSFYRSRDEILNASEIENYILFQMERYATELVERWCPIELVPEEWNLMEIKKNLDPIPFPLQIVDLAPSELEKMIHQSIKETLETYWKSQDMVEWRKGWKAQYLHSMDVVWQEQLETLEQMKQGIHYRIYEGRNPIQAYQEDAFRLFQKFKGKWNEKIAREILKKIKQSSG; encoded by the coding sequence ATGGTTACATACTTAAAGCATATGTTTGATCCTCATTATCGAAGTATTAACCGTTTACAGAAAAAAATGAAAACAGTGAGAAGCTACCGAGACTCCTATATGAAGCTAGATGAGGAGGAGTTCCAAAATCAAGTTATCGTGATGAAGGAACAGATCGCATCTGGCAAGGACGAAGCAATGCTTGTCCTTCAAGCGACGGCCCTGGTTTCCGAAGCGGTTCGCAGGATACGAAATATCAGGATGCATGATGTACAGATGATCGGTGGGCTCGCGATGCTAGAGGGCTGCGTCATTGAAATGTTGACGGGGGAAGGAAAAACCCTCGTTTCCTTAATTCCTGCTTTTTGGTATGGAGCCCAAGGGCGTGGTGTCCATCTGATTACCACTAACGACTACCTGGCCCAGAGGGATTATGAGGAGATGAAATTAGTCTTAAATTTCTTAGGCTTAACAGTCGGGCTGAATTGTCCGCAACTGTCTGTGGAGGAGAAGCAAGAGGTTTATGCAAAACATGTAACCTATGGCACCTGGTCAGAGTTTGGTTTTGATTATCTTAGAAATCAGATAGCGCCGAAGTTATCGGCTAGGGCACAGCCCCCTCTCGCCACAGCAATTATTGATGAAATTGATAGTGTGCTCATTGATGAAGCAAGAACTCCTCTTATTCTCGCAGGAAAAGAAAAGGTGGCACCAGATCTCTACTATATTTGTTCTCAGTTTATACAAACGCTTGCGGCAGATGTTGATTTTGAAGTAGATGATGAGATTAAGCAAGTCGCTTTTACTGAAAAGGGAATAGAGAAGGTAGAATCTACCTTTATGACAGGAAATCTATTTGACATCGATAATATTAATGTTTATCACCATTTGCTTCAAAGTCTGAAAGCGCACACTATTATGAAGCGTGATGTGGATTATATCATCCAAGATCATCGGGTGGAAATCGTAGATCCTTTTACAGGTAGAGTTCTAACAGGGCGCGAATTCAGCCATGGGTTGCATCAAGCGATCGAAGCAAAAGAAAATCTGAAGTTAAGTGAAGAAACCCGGACTCAGGCTTCGATTACCGTACAAAAGTTTTTTAGTCTCTATCCGATGATTACCGGAATGACGGGAACTATTAGCACGGAAAAGCTGGAAATCAAACAAATCTATGGTTTAGAGACTTTAACGATCCCTCCTCATCGCCCGGTAATTCGTGAAGACTTGCCTGATCTGATTTTTCGAACGAAACAAGAAAAGTATCAAAAAATGATTGAGAAAATCAAACTATGTCGTAAAAAGGGTCAGCCTGTCCTGATTGGAACGTCTTCTATCCAGCATTCGGAGGAAATTGCCGCTTTACTTAAAACAAGAAAGATACCCTACAAGCTGCTAAATGCCAAAAGTGCACAAGAAGAGGCCCAAATTATAGCAAAAGCGGGTAAGCGTGGGGCCGTTACGATCGCTACTAATATGGCGGGTAGAGGCACAGATATACGTCTAGGAAAGGGGATTCAGGAAGTAGGGGGCCTTTATGTTATAGGTACAGAACGACACGAAAGCCGAAGGATTGATAATCAACTTCGAGGAAGGGCGGGTCGACAAGGAGATCCTGGGCTGTCACAATACTTTCTCTCCCTAGAAGATGAACTCTTTCAGCGATTTGCCAACTGGGAGGAAGAAACAAAGATTCAACAGATGTGGCAGTGGGGAGATCAAGGGACATCGTCTCCTAAGCTTCAGATGATGTTTGAGCAAGTTCAAAAACGAGCGGAACAGCAAATGTTTGACATTCGCTCCTTCCTCTTTCAGCTCGATTCGATTGTCCATGACCAGCGTCAATCCTTTTACCGTTCTCGTGATGAGATATTAAACGCTTCAGAAATTGAAAACTATATTCTTTTTCAAATGGAAAGGTACGCCACGGAGCTAGTGGAACGCTGGTGCCCTATCGAATTGGTGCCAGAAGAATGGAATCTCATGGAGATAAAGAAGAATCTTGACCCGATTCCTTTCCCCCTACAGATTGTGGATTTGGCACCGTCTGAACTAGAGAAAATGATTCATCAGAGTATAAAGGAAACCCTGGAAACCTACTGGAAAAGTCAAGATATGGTCGAATGGCGGAAGGGGTGGAAGGCTCAATATCTCCACTCTATGGATGTTGTCTGGCAGGAGCAATTGGAAACCCTCGAACAAATGAAGCAAGGAATCCATTACCGAATATATGAGGGACGTAATCCGATTCAAGCTTATCAGGAGGATGCCTTCCGATTATTTCAAAAATTTAAAGGAAAATGGAATGAAAAGATAGCAAGGGAAATTTTGAAGAAAATCAAGCAATCAAGTGGATAG